The genomic segment CATAATTGTCATAAACACATCTGTAGTTCCCTTGGTGGGAGTCATCTGCAGCAGGGAAGAGGAAGGCAGCAGAGTGATTGACAGCTGGCTGGGTCTGGGTTCTGTTGGAGACGGTGAACGTGAGGAGGAAGGAGCCTCCTGGGTACTGTGGCTGAGTGGAGCAGGTGATGGTGAAGTTGTAGCCCCTGAACATCTCGGGCCCCTGGTGGCCCCTGGAGACCCCTCCCATTGAGTCAGTCAGGGAGATATCAGGCTGGACCAGGAGATCTGTAACAATAAAAGAGAACAAGAAAAACCTCTTCAACTAGTTTCCTATAGATATGACAATAACATCAGCATGTAACAGTGCTAGCcaccctccctcacagggcaataTGAGTAGTGGGCCTACAGTCACTGAGACAACATATGTTGATATCAGGCTTAAGCAGGACATCTGgaacaagaggagagaaaaagaaaacgtAGCTCCTCAACTACTTTCCTCATTTAGATATGACAATAACATGACATGTGACAGTGGTAGTGAGTAGAGACGTTCACTGAGATAACTCTCAAATACAAAAGCATACTGGGATATTTAAGTTGTATTTGATTCCTACTTCACTGAGTGATCTATTTACTAAAGCAGACTGACAAGCTAAACAGTCATCATGGAAGGTGCAGAGGAAGTTGTATGAATGAAGGAAATCAGTTGAATAATATTATAATATCTTGTTGTTACCTGAGCAGATCACTGTGAGTCCAGGAAGGAGATCATATCCTCTCCAACACTCCCTCAGTGAAGGCTCAGACCCAGAACAGGAAGCTCCAAACCCTCTAGtggtgtttccaggtagaactgaAACAGTGGAGCCACAAGCAAGCtgtctacacactactacagCTACATCCCCCCAGTAATCATCTCCCACAGTCCTCCACTCTCCCTGGTCGTACTGCTCCACTCCACCAGCACAGCGActgcctcctcccaccagcctcacaTCATCAGgctctgagaaaagaaaagagagataCAGTAATCTTACTATTTTCTCACTAAAACACACCTATATTGTCTCTCATATTCTTCACTCCAGGTGAGAAACAATGTTATTTGAGTGACAAACTACGCAGACgagaccattctgtatacttctggcccttcttttgacactgtgttagcctgttatggctagggggcagtattttcacggctggataaaaaacatacccgatttaatctggttaccactcctacccagtaactagaatatgcatatacttattacatatggatagaaaacactccaaagtttctaaaactgtttgaatggtgtctgtgagtataacagaactcatttggcaggcaaaaacctgacaaggtttcaggcaggaagtggcctgtctgacaaggtgtcgttcttcttgtctctgtttattgaagagtgaggatcttagctgtcccgtgacacttcctacggctgccatagggtctcagaaggcggcaaaaagctgaatcgtggctttgcaggctctggctgaaaaaaagtagcgcgtttgggtagtggctggttacagtactgtgagactcaggctcgtgcccgcgtcgaccgaaagctttgtttactttcctcagcttagctaaaaggagattcccggttggaatattatcgcttttttacgagaaaaatggcataaaaatggattttaaacagcggttgacatgcttcgaagtacggtaatggaatatttagatttttttttgtcacgaattgcgccatgcgcgcgaccctgatttaccatttcagatagtgtctgggacgcacgaacaaaacgcggcTATTCGggtataacgatggattattttggaccaaaccaacatttgttattgaagtagcagtcctgggagtgcattctgacgaagacaacaaaaggtaatgaaacttttataatagtaaagctgatattggtgagtgctaaacttgccgggtgtctaaatagctagcccgtgatgcctgggctatgtacttagaatattgcaaaatgtgctttcaccaaaaagctattttaaaatcggacatatcgagtgcatagaggaggtctgtatctataattcttaaaataattgttatgctttttgtgaacgtttatcgtgagtaatttagtaaaatgttagcgaattccccggaagtttgcgggggtatgctagttctgaacgtcacatgctaatgtaaaaagctggtttttgatataaatatgaacttgattgaacaaaacatgcatgtattgtataacataatgtcctagggttgtcatctgatgaagatcatcaaaggttagtgttgcatttagctgtcttctgggtttttgtgacattatatgctagcttgaaaaatgggtgtctgattatttctggcttggtactctgctgacataatctaatgttttgctttcgttgtaaagcctttttgaaatcggacagtgtggttagataaaggagagtcttatctttaaaatgctgtgaaatagtcatatgtttgaaaaattgacgtttttgtattaggagtttgtatttcgcgccacgcccatcattggatattggagcaggtgttccgctagcggaacgtctagatgtattaactaaccttcagacgagcttcaatgccatacaactctcctttcgtggcctccaaatgctctgaaacgcaagtaaaactaaatgcatgctcttcaaccgatcgctgtccgaacctgcccgcccgtccagcatcactactctggacggttctgacttagaatatgtggccaactacaaatacctaggtgtctggttagactgtaaactctccttccagactcatatcaaacatctccaatccaaaatcaaatctagaataggcttcctatttcgcaacaaagcatccttcactcatgttgccaaacagaCCCTCATAAAATGGACTATCctgccaatccttgacttcggcgatgtcatttacaaaatagccttcaacactctactcagcaaattggatgctgtctatcacagtgccatccgttttgtcaccaaagccccatatactacccaccactgtgagcTGTACGCTCTAGTTGGCTGACCCTCGCTTcacattcgtcgccaaacccactggctccaggtcatctataagtattttctaggtaaagctccgccttatctcagctcactggtcaccatagcagcacccacccgttgcacgcgctccagcaggtatatttcactggtcaccccaaagccaattcctcgtttggccacctttccttccagttctctgctgccaatgactggaacgaattgcaaaaatcattgaagctggagacccatatgtccttcactaactttaagcaccagctgtcagaacagctcacagatcaatgcacctgtacatagcccatctgtaaatagcccatacaactacctcatccccatactgttatttatttttttgctcctttgcaccccaatatctctacttgcacattcatcttctgcacatctatcactccagtgtttaattactaaattgtaattatttcgccactatggcctatttattgcctacctcccttatcttacctcattttcacacactgtatatagacttttatttctctattgttctactgtattattgactgtatgttttgtttattccatgtgtaactctgtgttgttgtatgtgtcaaattgctacgctttatcttggccaggtcgcagttgcaaatgagaacttgttctcaactagactacctggttaaataaaggtgaaattaatcaaataaaattgactgtatgtttgtttattccatgtgtaactctgtgttgttgtttatgttgcactgctttgctttatcttggccaggtcgcagttgtaaatgagaacttgttctcaactagcctacctggttaaataaaggtgaattaaaaaaaaaaaaaaaaataaaataaaaaaaattcttacctgagcaggtgagtccaacagcattaccaggtagacaggtgttgttttctctgtctgaggtgtcacAGTCCAGGAGAAGGGACTCTTTGCCTTTACACTGGGACTCTTTATCCCAGGTCTGACCCTCACCTTCTCCATAGAGCCCCCCCTGTAGAGCTGCAGGAGCCCCACAGCCAAGCTCCCCACAGACTACCTCTGCATCCTGCCGGTCAAAGTCAGCTTCACACACTGAGGCCCAGGACTGATTGGACTTCACCTCCACCCTCCCAGAGCAGAGACCAGCTCCATCCACAAGCCGCACAGACTCTGGAGAAAAAGACTTGGTTGAACATTCAATCAGTTTTGTTGATGACACCGTCAAGGACTAAACACAAATATGTTGGATAAAAGATTGTAGTTTGCTATGTTTGATACTGTAAGAGGTAGAAATGGGTTCTTAGTCACTCAGGATAGGGTTGGGAATAATGCAGGCAGGTGACAGGAATAAGTTCACTTCACtttatagaaaataaacagcTGGACATCCATCAGGCAGCTTCACTTCAGTACCATCTGAACTACAATGATCTGCCCATGAACATCTCCCATAAACCAATATGACAAACACAaatataatgtttaaatacatctgacatctctccctctatttaaatgaaataaaaacacataaaacatgaTACATGGTAATATTGTATAATGTATAAATAAATCTCTCAATATGACCAGTCTCTTACCTGAACAGATCACGTGATGATAATATCCACCTTCACATGTGTAGGTTTTGGTGACACACTGTCTTAAAGTAGACTCATGTCCATTACAACTACTCTCTAGTCtgactcctcctcttccctctttaaCCAGAGGTCTAGATTCAGCTACAGGATTCCCACAGTCCAGCTCTCTACACACAACCTTAGTCTCTCTCATgctccaccacccaggacatagacataaccACTCTCCTTTATAAAATACTTCCACTGTCCCAGAACAGGAAGTGGTCCCATTCACCAGTCTGACTGAGTATTCAGCTGTAaacagcagagaggaaaacacagtggTGAAGACAGATTATGACAGTGATTCTGTTATTCTAACAGCAGTAGTGCTTTGTGGTTGACAAGTATTAGTAGTTCCATAAAACAGTAATTGTTATTGGGGTTTAGAATGGTTTGTATGGACACATGCATTTCTCCatgtgggataataaagttgactaatATTGAACTGCTATAATCACTGTAGAGTTATATTCTACCTACCTGGTGGACTGACGCTTTGAGCCTGGAgatctgaggagaaagagagagacagaggagaaagagagagaaagagacagagagatagagagaaacaaaggagaaatggaggagtcagaggaagagagagacagaggttaaatgaacatcaacatgacctttcatgatgtgatggggaagacaggcttatcgttggtatggtgcaacaacacccatgtatacatacactatatatacaaaagtatgtggacaccccttcaaattagtggattctatttcagcccacccgtttctgacaggtgtttaaaatggaagcacacagccatgcaatctccatagacaacattggcagtagaatggccttaatgaagagttcagtgactttcaacgtggcacagtgataggatgccacatttccaagTCAGatggtcaaatgtctgccctgctagagctgcccaggtcaactgtaaatgctgttattgtgaagaggagacgtctaggagcaacatagAGCATAAAAATCGTCTCACTACCAATTTCCAaacggcctctggaagcaacgtcagcacgtgAACTGTTCgttgagagcttcatgaaatggatttctatagccaagcagccacacacaagcctaagatcaccatgcacaacgcTAAGGGTCATCTGGAGAGATGTAAAGCtcgcctccattggactctggagaaaacacgttctctggagcgatgaaaacatgTTCTccggagcgatgaaaacacgttgtctggagcgatgaaaacatcctctggagcgatgaaaacacgttctctggagcgatgaaaacacattgtctggagcgatgaaaacacgttctctggagcgatgaaaacacgttgtctggagcgatgaaaacacgttctctggagcgatgaaaacacgttctctggagcgatgaaaacacgttctctggaacgatgaaaacacgttctctggagcgatgaaaacacggtctctggagcgatgaaaacacgttctctggagcgatgaaaacacattgtctggagcgatgaaaacacgttctctggagcgatgaaaacacgttctctggagcgatgaaaacacgttctctggagcgatgaaaacacgatctctggagcgatgaaaacatgttttctggagcgatgaaaacatgttctctggagcgatgaaaacacgttctctggagcgatgaaaacacgttgtctggagcaatgaaaacatgttctctggagcaatgaaaacatgttttcttgagcgatgaatcatgcttcaccatctggaagaCCAAGgaaaaatctgggtttggcgaatgccaggagaacgctacctgccacaatgcgtagagccaactgtaaagtttggtggaggaggaataatggtctagggcttaacctcttacatctagacgttccactagcggaacacctgctccaatatccaatgatgggcgtggcgcgaaatacaaattcctcgaaaatccgaaaacttcaatttttcaaacatatgactattttacaccattttaaagacaagactctcctttatctaaccacactgtccgatttcaaaaaggctttacagcgaaagcgaaacattagattatgtcagcagagtacccagccagaaataatcagacaaccatttttcaagctagcatattatgtcacaaaaaactaaaccacagctaaatgcagcactaacctttgatgatcttcatcagatgacactcctaggacattatgttatacaatacatgcatgttttgttcaatcaagttcatatttatatcaaaaaaca from the Salmo salar unplaced genomic scaffold, Ssal_v3.1, whole genome shotgun sequence genome contains:
- the LOC123732695 gene encoding deleted in malignant brain tumors 1 protein-like, coding for MRETKVVCRELDCGNPVAESRPLVKEGRGGVRLESSCNGHESTLRQCVTKTYTCEGGYYHHVICSESVRLVDGAGLCSGRVEVKSNQSWASVCEADFDRQDAEVVCGELGCGAPAALQGGLYGEGEGQTWDKESQCKGKESLLLDCDTSDRENNTCLPGNAVGLTCSEPDDVRLVGGGSRCAGGVEQYDQGEWRTVGDDYWGDVAVVVCRQLACGSTVSVLPGNTTRGFGASCSGSEPSLRECWRGYDLLPGLTVICSDLLVQPDISLTDSMGGVSRGHQGPEMFRGYNFTITCSTQPQYPGGSFLLTFTVSNRTQTQPAVNHSAAFLFPAADDSHQGNYRCVYDNYVFSHNFSSESELLSLTITASPLTAFIIRHVVVLLILLTAITTSYLYYKPTRRQKTVNRVSSMDLYVNAMEMVSLSSRAEAGPGEERAAQGTE